The Brasilonema sennae CENA114 genome includes a region encoding these proteins:
- a CDS encoding Hsp70 family protein, with protein sequence MTKNYAIGIDLGTSTSEICVYRNNESFPIPDPVTKMAIIPSIVAINKKGEILVGENARSWVDVSNRGSREIKRKMGTGETIKLLEKEYRPEEISALILRQLKENAEVALGIEIREVVLSVPANFPDAARQATLNAGELAGLKIIRLINEPTAAALAFGIKNIDVEEQLVVFDFGGGTLDITVLEMLAGVLDVKCSFGNPQLGGKDFDEAMIRLLHRKFKTENPEAEISQKAHGALKEAAEKAKKVLSTQQSYDVRIPYFAASHGEFLDLEVEVTQQEFEQAIAPLLQKARDCIHQALNAKNLHPSTINRVLLVGGTTYIPAVRQLVVQMFGKQGKALDVGADLAVGVGASIHAALAKGFIPQDSGVILTDVAPFGLGIEVVSYVGGQYMLTYEPLIQPNTTIPYSTLKTYTLLKPDQKRLKIRLYQDNTGRAKLPNEAIDTGIEAQITDIPPAVDGIPYAVQVEFSYDINGIAKLKATIPNINKSVELSYGSSAKRMANKDIADAASRLKELWKQNAKARQYEGLINKAERYMAGIPPQERSPLSDIVMELKKALMNDNIQEIQKAGDSLVDLLFDLENHME encoded by the coding sequence ATGACAAAAAATTATGCTATCGGAATTGATTTAGGAACATCGACATCTGAAATTTGCGTCTACCGAAATAATGAGTCATTTCCGATTCCTGATCCTGTGACAAAAATGGCGATTATTCCCTCAATTGTTGCTATTAATAAAAAAGGTGAAATCTTAGTGGGAGAAAATGCCAGGAGTTGGGTTGATGTCTCAAATCGAGGGTCTCGTGAAATCAAGCGGAAAATGGGAACTGGAGAAACAATAAAACTGCTAGAGAAAGAGTATCGACCTGAAGAAATTTCTGCTTTAATTCTTCGTCAACTTAAGGAAAATGCGGAAGTTGCACTAGGAATAGAAATTCGAGAAGTCGTCCTTTCTGTTCCAGCCAACTTTCCAGATGCGGCTCGACAAGCTACACTCAATGCAGGTGAATTGGCAGGATTAAAAATTATTCGCCTGATAAATGAACCAACAGCAGCCGCTTTAGCTTTTGGAATCAAAAATATTGATGTTGAAGAACAGCTTGTTGTCTTTGATTTTGGTGGTGGTACATTAGATATCACTGTACTGGAAATGCTTGCAGGTGTTCTTGATGTAAAGTGTAGTTTCGGAAATCCTCAATTGGGGGGTAAAGATTTCGATGAAGCAATGATAAGATTACTTCATCGAAAATTTAAGACAGAAAATCCTGAGGCAGAAATTTCTCAAAAAGCTCATGGTGCACTGAAAGAAGCTGCAGAAAAAGCTAAAAAAGTTCTTTCTACACAACAATCGTATGATGTACGAATCCCGTATTTTGCAGCAAGTCATGGTGAATTTCTTGACTTAGAGGTGGAAGTGACGCAGCAAGAGTTTGAGCAGGCGATCGCACCTCTACTGCAAAAGGCGCGAGACTGCATCCATCAAGCACTAAATGCCAAAAATCTGCACCCCAGTACAATCAATCGAGTATTACTTGTAGGTGGAACAACTTACATTCCTGCTGTTCGCCAATTAGTCGTCCAGATGTTTGGTAAACAAGGAAAAGCACTTGATGTTGGTGCAGACTTAGCTGTGGGTGTTGGTGCATCTATTCATGCTGCTCTAGCCAAAGGTTTCATTCCTCAGGATTCCGGTGTTATTCTCACCGATGTAGCTCCTTTTGGATTGGGTATTGAAGTGGTGAGTTACGTAGGTGGACAGTATATGCTTACCTATGAACCTTTGATCCAACCCAATACAACGATTCCTTATTCTACTCTGAAAACTTACACTCTTTTGAAACCAGATCAAAAGCGGTTAAAAATTCGTCTCTATCAAGACAACACAGGGAGAGCAAAGCTACCAAATGAAGCTATTGACACAGGAATAGAAGCACAGATCACAGATATTCCTCCAGCTGTTGATGGTATTCCCTATGCAGTGCAAGTGGAATTTTCTTATGACATTAATGGGATAGCTAAACTAAAAGCGACTATTCCTAATATTAATAAAAGTGTAGAGCTATCTTACGGTTCTTCAGCCAAGCGCATGGCTAACAAAGATATAGCTGATGCTGCTTCTCGTCTCAAAGAACTGTGGAAGCAAAATGCTAAAGCAAGACAATACGAAGGACTTATTAATAAAGCAGAAAGGTATATGGCTGGAATACCTCCTCAAGAAAGATCGCCGTTATCTGATATTGTTATGGAACTCAAAAAAGCTCTCATGAATGACAATATTCAAGAAATTCAAAAAGCAGGCGATAGCCTTGTGGACTTATTGTTTGATTTAGAAAATCACATGGAATAA
- a CDS encoding nuclear transport factor 2 family protein, whose translation MTQQSENTLKVAHQAFEHFQHGLATGQWNHFLDMLTEDFSFWFPIGKYHGLHQGKEKAREFFQYIAESLRGELILEHVTSNETTVVFEFRDEGTLFGELYKNRVAVSFDVRGDKICGYREYFGSDGKSN comes from the coding sequence ATGACACAACAGTCAGAAAATACTTTAAAAGTTGCTCATCAAGCATTTGAACACTTCCAACACGGTTTAGCAACAGGCCAGTGGAATCACTTCTTGGATATGCTCACAGAAGACTTTAGCTTCTGGTTTCCTATTGGGAAATATCACGGTTTACATCAGGGAAAAGAAAAAGCTAGAGAATTTTTCCAATATATTGCTGAATCATTAAGAGGTGAACTCATTTTAGAGCACGTTACAAGTAACGAGACAACAGTCGTGTTTGAGTTCCGCGATGAGGGAACGTTGTTTGGAGAACTTTACAAAAATCGGGTAGCAGTTTCCTTTGATGTGCGGGGAGACAAAATTTGCGGTTATAGAGAATATTTTGGCAGTGATGGTAAATCGAATTGA
- a CDS encoding nucleotide exchange factor GrpE, which produces MSFSHNNNKDFQELEKILQNLLNDNLQSYLDNLLKNNLEKSIKESLNEYVSEQIKIQRASYTNTNAILDNTAAIKELNEKLEYTLAELNDFKNSVENMLVEQRQKNGELQRKINYWEQSAIEFFRLLERAVDYETDEHKLLINRILDGYNGIFLNLGMERIIPQEKESLSERFHEAIDEEESDIIPGNIVRCISWGYKIGDKVLEKAKVVVAK; this is translated from the coding sequence ATGAGCTTCAGTCACAATAACAATAAAGATTTTCAAGAATTAGAGAAAATTTTACAGAACTTACTCAATGATAATTTACAGAGCTATTTAGATAATCTCTTGAAAAATAATCTAGAAAAATCTATCAAAGAATCTTTAAATGAATATGTATCTGAACAAATAAAAATACAACGTGCTTCTTACACAAATACTAACGCAATTCTAGATAATACTGCTGCGATTAAAGAATTAAATGAAAAACTTGAATACACATTGGCAGAACTGAACGATTTTAAGAACTCTGTGGAAAACATGCTTGTGGAGCAGCGTCAGAAGAATGGGGAACTGCAACGAAAGATTAACTATTGGGAACAGTCAGCCATAGAGTTTTTTCGGTTATTAGAGAGGGCAGTTGATTACGAAACAGATGAACACAAACTGTTAATCAATAGAATATTAGATGGTTATAATGGAATATTTCTGAATTTAGGAATGGAGCGTATCATTCCACAAGAAAAAGAATCTCTTTCTGAAAGATTTCATGAAGCAATTGATGAGGAAGAATCAGATATAATACCAGGCAATATCGTTAGATGTATCAGTTGGGGTTACAAAATTGGTGACAAAGTTCTTGAGAAAGCAAAGGTTGTTGTAGCAAAATAA
- a CDS encoding RNA recognition motif domain-containing protein, with protein sequence MSIYVGNLSYQVEQDDLRRVFEEYGTVKSVQLPVDRETGRVRGFAFIEMAEEAHETAAIEALDGAEWMGRNLKVNKAKPKENRGSSGGGGGRYGGGGGGGDRDRGGYSSRGRGGY encoded by the coding sequence ATGTCGATTTACGTGGGTAATTTATCTTACCAAGTTGAGCAAGATGACCTCAGACGGGTTTTTGAAGAATATGGGACGGTGAAAAGTGTTCAATTGCCAGTAGACCGGGAAACAGGTCGTGTGCGAGGATTTGCTTTTATAGAAATGGCAGAAGAGGCACATGAAACTGCAGCAATAGAAGCTCTAGATGGTGCTGAGTGGATGGGTCGTAACCTCAAGGTTAATAAGGCTAAGCCCAAAGAGAACAGAGGCTCATCTGGTGGTGGTGGTGGTAGATACGGCGGTGGCGGTGGCGGTGGAGATAGAGATAGAGGAGGATACTCTTCTCGCGGACGCGGCGGCTACTAA
- a CDS encoding DUF4437 domain-containing protein, which translates to MENKYDCAHEEEADDFLHIASVPEDWGGDGRGRMNLSGRRTAISKEYVPRQYQFFDTNTVPEEDGWRISGMPENVVSGRRKLLTWHDCGACTSKVLLPPQFEAPSGIFTADLEIFVLKGVIQLGEWQLSKHGYSFIPAGVNVGSWKVLGGEEAEILWMENGPIPLKYKNAQKNHLDARVGDFIPGLDSKLLPWGKTDTVQFEVSKKKYLRKDGNGGGTWLLTVLPHYDGKYQMIQSYNEEAYGLVGYCDIGDYRFGKNHFGYSPSFSTLPRHKTEDGALFFVRVDRDLSKLGTVLSYASPGA; encoded by the coding sequence ATGGAAAATAAATACGATTGTGCACATGAAGAAGAGGCTGATGACTTTTTGCATATAGCCTCTGTACCGGAAGATTGGGGTGGAGACGGTAGAGGGCGTATGAATCTATCGGGAAGGCGCACAGCAATCTCTAAAGAGTACGTACCTCGCCAGTACCAGTTCTTTGACACGAATACTGTGCCAGAAGAAGACGGGTGGCGAATTAGTGGAATGCCAGAGAACGTAGTATCCGGAAGACGTAAGTTACTCACGTGGCATGACTGTGGTGCATGTACTTCAAAAGTGTTGCTACCGCCCCAGTTTGAGGCACCGTCTGGTATATTCACAGCCGATCTGGAGATTTTTGTGCTTAAGGGTGTAATCCAATTGGGCGAGTGGCAACTCAGCAAGCATGGTTACTCCTTTATCCCCGCAGGAGTCAACGTTGGATCTTGGAAAGTGCTAGGTGGTGAGGAAGCAGAAATCCTCTGGATGGAGAACGGTCCTATTCCATTGAAGTATAAAAATGCACAAAAAAATCATCTAGATGCTAGGGTAGGTGACTTCATTCCAGGATTGGATAGTAAATTGCTACCGTGGGGCAAGACAGATACAGTTCAATTTGAAGTGTCAAAAAAGAAGTACCTAAGGAAAGATGGTAACGGGGGTGGAACATGGCTCCTTACTGTCTTGCCACATTATGACGGCAAGTATCAAATGATTCAATCTTATAATGAAGAAGCATATGGTTTAGTTGGATACTGTGATATAGGAGATTACCGATTCGGGAAGAATCACTTTGGCTATAGTCCTAGCTTTAGCACTCTTCCTAGGCACAAGACTGAGGATGGTGCTTTATTCTTCGTAAGAGTTGATAGGGATTTATCAAAACTTGGAACAGTCTTGTCATATGCATCTCCTGGTGCATAG
- a CDS encoding tetratricopeptide repeat protein — MLKWLLKWIKKYLKFFFKKKQTRSVYRAEEQKMTPPPALTNADLEFLFTQLLEGVHQGRGQQWAIKYLQRMEKRISNDRWIDWLLDFGERLLKSPAPNNQLAEQMVQLGELGVGKVGDLSYDIGIRLLTRNLDNSYWESDQTQDTQTITDTTVRTQLEQGLTQNKSIEDSDNISAAMPAPFFNPPQEEYINNQEQFIWQFDQPGVDLLIPESAWTSSDEQKEEESYYYGVEQSVQAGSQSPTTQDFSDLQSPIAVRLDELLVRLEQSTSLVEELASGLGSQSEASINTTLPKNQQKTTLEQAEAWFYEGLNQAKTGDLSGAIVSYNKAIEINPNSQEYWFNRGLTLFYLGEFNDAIASYDEAIALKPDFYKCWYYRGGALGELECFEDAILCFDKAIEIKFNYPEAWSGRGIALQRLGRPSEAVASYDKATILQPQDQDNWYYRGLALAQDGRNYDAIASYEKALEIQKDFHLAWYKRGVELSDLGEFEDAIASLEQATEIQSDFSEAWYALAGALEKVGKHEDAIASYEKAAQIDPNSHEVWIDKGVVQFSLGRWDDAISSWEKALEIKPDYYLGWFNCAVALDNLGQREEAIACYDKAIEFYPQFELAWYNRAMLLFYLQRFEEAIASYDSALQIKPEYWEAWIARGNAAESVVYRNNSHSRSAQVYEQGLEEKLASYEQGLKYVDQNTQPEGWGRLHLALGNAYYDQGKRHSTPSYYWQQAVTAYNQALHTLTPEPFALLHLEVLQNLIKTLVALGQTSQAQDFHLYGTDFIQFLLSETTQSDQEKKQLALKFAGFEQLAVDIAVQSGEIAQAIEIAERGKNACLTWLLYGWTDEIKPLSYQSIQQLLNPTTAIIYWHISPCALHTFIIKYKSPEPILIFKPVLDRVIDQLPLPEMVQRLVEFEDWLKDWNQQYSSYQQLQTNDASDKSVHPWQAEMDRWLLNLKQILNFSTIVNELEDITNLILIPHRDLHRFPLHALLNISSVWEEQSSKQNNYTCTYLPSIQIGFSFKSQQLLQVQNQSLLIVEPQESINYPTPQFAELESEAISQMFTYCRRIQGLQATKQQIENALSENYNIFHFTGYVTDNLNQPHKSEFLLAGEEKLTLEEICKKPIASYNLMTLLTCETTMTSNQNITTEYVGIVTAFLSQRVNHVLSTVWSVESAATTLVMIEFYLRLQQNKSAAKALAETTAWLKELTAGELKQWYEELLNQLPQEGQKIRASLTTELHRSREMSAETKLYNHPYYWAAFKIAGKFSF; from the coding sequence ATGCTCAAGTGGCTACTTAAGTGGATTAAGAAGTATTTGAAGTTCTTTTTCAAGAAAAAGCAGACTCGTTCTGTATATCGCGCAGAAGAACAAAAGATGACACCTCCACCCGCATTGACAAATGCGGATTTAGAATTTCTATTTACCCAACTGCTGGAAGGTGTGCATCAAGGAAGAGGGCAACAGTGGGCGATTAAATATCTACAAAGAATGGAAAAGCGTATCTCCAATGATCGCTGGATAGATTGGCTACTAGATTTTGGGGAAAGATTGTTAAAATCGCCAGCACCAAATAACCAATTAGCAGAACAAATGGTGCAACTAGGCGAGTTGGGTGTTGGGAAGGTTGGAGATTTATCTTACGACATTGGCATACGATTGTTGACGCGAAACTTAGACAATTCGTATTGGGAAAGTGATCAAACACAAGATACGCAAACCATAACTGATACAACAGTGCGAACCCAATTAGAACAGGGGTTGACACAAAACAAAAGCATAGAGGATTCAGACAATATTTCTGCAGCGATGCCTGCACCCTTTTTCAATCCTCCACAAGAAGAGTATATCAACAATCAAGAACAATTTATATGGCAATTTGATCAACCAGGTGTTGATTTGCTAATACCAGAATCTGCCTGGACTTCATCAGATGAGCAAAAGGAGGAAGAATCCTACTACTACGGGGTAGAACAAAGCGTGCAAGCAGGTTCACAAAGTCCTACAACCCAAGATTTTTCCGATCTTCAGTCACCAATTGCTGTCAGGCTGGATGAATTGCTAGTTAGGTTAGAGCAGAGTACAAGTTTAGTTGAGGAACTGGCTTCTGGGTTAGGCTCTCAAAGCGAAGCATCAATAAATACAACTTTACCAAAAAATCAACAAAAAACGACTTTAGAACAAGCAGAAGCTTGGTTTTACGAAGGTCTTAACCAAGCTAAAACAGGTGATTTATCAGGAGCAATTGTATCTTACAACAAAGCTATAGAAATTAATCCCAACTCGCAGGAATATTGGTTTAACCGAGGGCTAACACTATTTTATTTAGGAGAATTTAATGATGCGATCGCATCTTACGACGAAGCAATTGCACTTAAACCAGACTTTTATAAATGTTGGTATTACCGAGGCGGGGCATTAGGTGAACTAGAATGCTTTGAAGATGCAATTTTGTGCTTTGATAAAGCTATAGAAATTAAGTTTAATTACCCAGAAGCTTGGTCTGGCAGAGGTATAGCATTGCAGAGATTAGGGCGTCCATCGGAAGCCGTTGCCAGTTACGATAAAGCAACCATACTGCAACCACAAGACCAAGATAATTGGTATTATCGAGGTCTGGCATTGGCGCAGGATGGACGAAATTATGATGCGATCGCCTCATATGAGAAAGCTTTAGAAATCCAAAAGGACTTTCACTTAGCTTGGTACAAACGAGGTGTGGAACTTTCTGATTTAGGAGAATTTGAAGATGCAATTGCCAGCTTAGAACAAGCAACAGAAATTCAAAGCGACTTCTCGGAAGCTTGGTACGCTTTGGCTGGTGCGTTGGAGAAAGTAGGAAAACATGAAGATGCGATCGCATCTTATGAAAAAGCGGCTCAAATCGATCCAAATTCTCATGAAGTTTGGATTGATAAAGGTGTGGTACAGTTCAGTTTGGGACGCTGGGATGATGCAATTTCATCCTGGGAAAAAGCTTTAGAAATCAAACCCGACTACTATTTAGGCTGGTTCAACTGTGCTGTGGCGTTGGACAATCTCGGACAGCGTGAAGAGGCAATTGCTTGTTATGATAAAGCGATAGAATTTTATCCTCAGTTTGAATTAGCTTGGTACAACCGAGCTATGCTGCTATTTTATTTGCAGAGATTTGAAGAAGCGATCGCCTCATATGATAGCGCTTTACAAATCAAACCTGAGTATTGGGAAGCCTGGATCGCCCGAGGGAATGCAGCAGAAAGTGTCGTTTATAGGAACAATTCACACTCTCGTTCAGCACAGGTGTATGAACAAGGGCTTGAAGAGAAATTAGCAAGCTATGAACAAGGGCTGAAATATGTTGATCAAAATACACAGCCAGAAGGTTGGGGCAGATTGCATCTCGCGCTTGGCAATGCCTATTACGATCAAGGTAAGAGACATTCTACACCCTCCTATTATTGGCAACAAGCCGTCACTGCCTACAATCAGGCGCTTCATACTCTCACACCTGAACCCTTTGCTTTACTACACCTGGAGGTTTTGCAAAACCTGATCAAAACACTTGTAGCTTTGGGGCAAACTTCCCAAGCGCAAGATTTTCATCTATATGGAACAGATTTCATACAATTTTTACTCAGCGAAACGACTCAATCTGATCAAGAGAAAAAACAGTTAGCACTCAAGTTTGCAGGTTTTGAACAGTTAGCAGTTGATATCGCTGTGCAGTCTGGTGAGATAGCGCAAGCTATAGAAATCGCCGAACGTGGCAAAAATGCTTGTTTAACTTGGCTTCTGTATGGTTGGACAGATGAAATCAAACCACTTAGCTATCAGTCAATTCAGCAGCTTCTTAATCCTACAACTGCAATTATTTACTGGCATATTAGCCCTTGCGCCTTACACACATTCATCATTAAATACAAGTCTCCAGAACCTATTCTCATTTTTAAACCCGTACTTGATAGGGTGATTGATCAACTGCCTTTACCCGAGATGGTACAACGCTTGGTTGAATTTGAAGATTGGCTAAAAGATTGGAATCAACAATACAGCTCATATCAACAACTTCAAACTAACGACGCATCAGACAAAAGTGTCCATCCATGGCAAGCAGAAATGGATAGATGGTTATTGAATTTGAAACAAATTCTCAACTTTTCTACAATTGTGAATGAGCTTGAGGACATCACCAATCTGATTTTAATTCCCCACCGCGACTTACACAGATTTCCTCTTCACGCCCTTTTGAATATTTCCTCTGTTTGGGAAGAACAATCCTCAAAGCAAAACAATTATACATGTACCTATCTACCTAGCATCCAAATCGGGTTTTCTTTCAAATCCCAACAACTCTTGCAGGTTCAAAACCAATCATTACTCATTGTGGAACCCCAAGAAAGCATAAATTATCCGACACCACAATTTGCTGAACTTGAATCTGAAGCTATTAGCCAGATGTTTACTTATTGCAGACGCATTCAAGGCTTACAAGCTACAAAACAACAGATAGAAAATGCTCTATCTGAAAATTACAATATTTTTCACTTTACAGGCTATGTAACTGATAATTTAAATCAGCCGCACAAATCAGAATTTCTATTAGCAGGTGAAGAGAAATTAACTCTAGAGGAAATCTGCAAAAAGCCAATTGCAAGTTATAACCTTATGACTCTTTTAACTTGTGAAACAACCATGACTAGCAACCAGAATATCACGACTGAATATGTTGGAATAGTCACTGCCTTTCTTAGTCAAAGAGTTAATCATGTATTGAGTACTGTGTGGAGTGTGGAATCAGCTGCTACTACTTTGGTTATGATAGAGTTTTATCTGCGGCTTCAACAAAATAAATCAGCAGCCAAAGCATTGGCGGAAACAACCGCGTGGCTTAAGGAACTGACTGCTGGTGAACTGAAACAATGGTATGAAGAATTACTCAACCAACTACCTCAAGAAGGGCAAAAAATTAGGGCAAGTTTAACAACAGAATTACATAGAAGTCGTGAAATGTCAGCCGAAACCAAGCTCTATAATCACCCTTACTACTGGGCAGCTTTTAAAATTGCAGGTAAGTTTTCTTTTTAA
- the rpsU gene encoding 30S ribosomal protein S21, with the protein MTQVILGENEGIESALRRFKREVSKAGIFPDVKKHRHFETPLQKRKRKAVAKQKQRQNRFRY; encoded by the coding sequence ATGACCCAAGTGATTCTTGGCGAAAATGAAGGAATTGAGTCAGCCCTCCGCAGATTTAAGCGAGAAGTTTCCAAGGCAGGAATTTTTCCGGACGTGAAGAAACACCGTCACTTTGAAACACCCCTTCAAAAACGTAAACGCAAAGCAGTTGCCAAGCAAAAGCAGCGTCAGAATCGTTTCCGCTATTGA
- a CDS encoding zinc-binding dehydrogenase: MISKTYKKLVAKQFAQDFKSAIEVVELPIPEPAPDEILIRNKFAGINAGFDTLLCRGDVSYINLTPPFDLGVEALGEVVAVGNNVKDFQVGNAVVTTIRGGGYREYQAINANLAIKVRQATPEVLTLIPTGVSAMVALEQVGEMKSQEVVLVTAAAGGTGHIAVQLAKLAGNHVIGTCGTDAKVELLEELGCDRIINYRTQNLNQVLKQEYPNGVNLVFECVGKQVFDTCVDNLAVRGRLVVVGFVSEYGKNFEPVTQARIYHKLFWKAASVRGFLMPLYKEYMTEGRDRLFNLFYTNKLKVAVDSTQFHGIESITAAVEYLLSGQNCGKVVVRF; encoded by the coding sequence ATGATTTCAAAAACCTATAAAAAACTGGTTGCAAAACAGTTTGCCCAAGATTTCAAATCAGCTATTGAAGTCGTAGAACTCCCCATTCCCGAACCTGCACCAGATGAAATTCTCATTCGCAACAAATTTGCTGGAATCAACGCTGGGTTTGACACCTTACTTTGCCGAGGCGATGTCAGCTACATTAACTTAACTCCTCCCTTTGATTTAGGTGTGGAAGCACTGGGAGAAGTTGTAGCAGTAGGCAATAATGTCAAAGATTTCCAAGTTGGTAATGCTGTAGTCACTACCATACGCGGCGGAGGGTATCGCGAGTACCAAGCGATAAATGCCAACCTTGCAATCAAGGTGCGCCAAGCAACGCCAGAGGTGCTAACCCTGATACCTACTGGTGTCTCAGCAATGGTAGCCTTAGAACAAGTGGGGGAAATGAAAAGCCAAGAAGTTGTTTTGGTGACAGCTGCGGCGGGTGGAACCGGACACATTGCGGTACAATTGGCGAAGTTAGCGGGTAACCATGTGATTGGTACTTGTGGAACTGATGCAAAGGTAGAGTTACTGGAGGAGTTGGGGTGCGATCGCATCATCAACTACCGCACACAAAACCTCAATCAAGTCCTCAAGCAAGAATATCCCAATGGCGTTAACCTAGTTTTTGAATGTGTGGGTAAACAAGTCTTTGATACTTGTGTGGATAATTTAGCAGTTCGCGGACGTTTAGTCGTGGTTGGTTTCGTTTCCGAATATGGCAAGAATTTTGAGCCTGTGACACAAGCGCGAATTTATCACAAGTTGTTTTGGAAAGCAGCTTCGGTGCGGGGGTTTCTTATGCCTCTGTATAAAGAGTATATGACAGAGGGACGCGATCGCCTCTTCAATCTCTTCTACACAAACAAGCTAAAAGTTGCTGTTGACTCAACCCAATTTCACGGCATAGAATCCATTACTGCTGCTGTCGAATACCTCCTTAGTGGTCAAAATTGTGGCAAAGTCGTCGTCAGGTTTTAA
- a CDS encoding J domain-containing protein — translation MVYELYHILEISSQASADEIKRAYFQLVRKYSPEKDPERFQQIRIAYNTLFDSKSRENYDAMQKYGEQVKDLISQAQNKMQVEEWSNAIPLLKQVLVLAPRIDIARHLLGLCYIHTENWDFAVKIYTALTKTNPNMTLYWSNLGSAYKLQAECSDNEDFSKIPIYHNARDSFQQVVKLEPFNSAPYLDIAETYLDQKNYSEALAWAERAIGADGKADSNDFEALFFICRIHFYSGEVQKIEILGRRIISLLPKNSDIRRYAASRFANMGIEIANIAAKSSNFDMWRAAFQFLKTATDLEPDNLDIQEICTKVEETVAAIDQYENLNRDYLINQGFKRLAAFCLADYFNFYDSQQERKTFLNDILTEILVSPASTIFASLERIKFYYPAVYKLNVELFHRIEQVACVP, via the coding sequence ATGGTATATGAACTCTATCATATCCTGGAAATTTCCTCTCAGGCATCTGCTGATGAAATAAAACGAGCTTATTTTCAGTTAGTTCGTAAATATTCTCCAGAAAAAGATCCAGAACGGTTTCAACAAATTCGGATAGCGTATAACACGCTCTTCGACTCAAAATCACGAGAAAATTATGACGCCATGCAGAAGTATGGCGAACAAGTTAAAGATCTGATCTCGCAAGCTCAAAATAAAATGCAGGTAGAAGAGTGGTCAAACGCCATTCCTTTACTTAAGCAAGTTCTTGTATTAGCACCAAGAATTGACATAGCTCGTCATCTACTCGGTCTTTGTTACATTCACACTGAAAATTGGGATTTTGCTGTGAAAATCTACACAGCACTAACGAAAACTAATCCAAACATGACACTTTATTGGAGTAACTTGGGTTCTGCTTACAAACTGCAAGCTGAATGTTCCGATAATGAAGATTTTAGTAAAATTCCAATTTATCATAATGCTCGTGACTCCTTTCAGCAAGTAGTCAAATTAGAACCATTTAATTCTGCACCCTATTTAGATATAGCGGAAACTTATCTTGATCAAAAAAATTACTCTGAAGCACTTGCTTGGGCAGAACGTGCTATTGGTGCTGATGGGAAAGCTGATTCTAATGACTTTGAAGCACTTTTCTTTATCTGCCGCATTCACTTTTACAGTGGTGAAGTACAAAAAATAGAAATCTTAGGCAGGAGAATTATATCCTTACTACCGAAAAACTCAGACATTCGACGATACGCTGCTAGTAGATTTGCTAACATGGGAATCGAAATCGCAAACATTGCTGCAAAGTCTAGTAACTTTGATATGTGGAGAGCAGCTTTTCAATTCCTCAAAACAGCTACGGATCTAGAACCAGATAATTTAGATATTCAAGAAATTTGTACAAAAGTTGAGGAAACCGTTGCAGCTATTGACCAATATGAAAATCTCAATCGTGATTATCTCATCAATCAAGGATTTAAAAGACTAGCTGCTTTTTGTTTAGCTGATTATTTTAATTTTTATGATTCACAGCAAGAAAGAAAAACTTTTTTGAATGACATACTCACAGAAATTTTAGTCTCTCCCGCCAGCACAATTTTTGCGTCACTTGAGAGAATTAAATTTTACTATCCTGCGGTGTATAAGCTGAATGTAGAACTTTTTCATCGAATCGAGCAAGTGGCTTGTGTACCTTAA